In one window of Candidatus Methanoplasma cognatum DNA:
- a CDS encoding desulfoferrodoxin: MIKISKVEKRAIYMCETCKNHVEGLYSAGGPIPECCGEEMTKLEPQTADFTKEKHVPYIEKKDGGVLVKVGKETPHPMTPEHYIVFIEICADGILMRKYLKPGDAPEAFFKTDANVVVAWELCNLHKYWKSAQ; the protein is encoded by the coding sequence GTGATTAAAATATCAAAGGTAGAGAAAAGAGCCATATACATGTGCGAGACCTGCAAGAACCATGTGGAGGGGTTATACTCGGCGGGAGGACCCATTCCTGAGTGCTGCGGGGAAGAGATGACGAAACTGGAGCCTCAGACCGCAGATTTCACAAAGGAGAAGCATGTTCCTTACATCGAAAAGAAGGACGGAGGAGTGCTTGTCAAGGTCGGTAAAGAGACGCCCCACCCCATGACGCCCGAACATTACATAGTGTTCATCGAGATATGCGCGGACGGCATCCTGATGAGGAAATACCTCAAACCGGGCGACGCGCCGGAAGCGTTCTTCAAGACGGATGCGAATGTCGTCGTCGCGTGGGAACTCTGCAACCTCCACAAATACTGGAAATCCGCCCAGTGA
- a CDS encoding flavodoxin family protein gives MKALIVCGSRDGGFTSEMCRSFSKGLAVHNITSEIIFPIEMDIKHCTGCGACSAEGECNISDDMDAIYRYFRESCLLVLATPTHFSGPSSAVKTVIDRFQPAWFKDKGHPAFAAALLSGGGPSPRFSNTVSIFKAFSNTTGMEWLGHLEITNTDKKEISDVTKPSFDYGNEIGLALFKDRQ, from the coding sequence ATGAAAGCCTTGATCGTTTGCGGAAGCAGGGACGGAGGATTCACATCCGAGATGTGCCGCTCCTTCTCAAAAGGTCTGGCCGTTCACAACATAACCTCGGAGATCATTTTTCCCATAGAAATGGACATAAAACACTGTACAGGATGCGGCGCCTGCTCCGCCGAGGGGGAATGCAACATATCCGACGATATGGATGCAATCTATCGATACTTCAGAGAAAGCTGTCTGCTCGTTCTGGCGACGCCCACGCATTTCAGCGGCCCGTCGTCGGCGGTCAAGACCGTCATCGACAGATTCCAGCCCGCTTGGTTCAAGGACAAAGGGCACCCGGCGTTCGCGGCCGCGCTGCTCTCCGGAGGAGGGCCGTCCCCCCGTTTTTCGAACACTGTGTCCATCTTCAAAGCATTCTCCAACACGACCGGTATGGAATGGCTCGGACATCTGGAGATAACAAACACGGACAAGAAAGAGATCTCGGACGTGACAAAGCCGTCCTTCGATTACGGGAACGAGATCGGTCTGGCCCTGTTCAAAGATCGACAATGA
- a CDS encoding NAD(P)-dependent glycerol-1-phosphate dehydrogenase: MAAFPKRRSVSPPETLLMGNDSFSKRKAMDFPRTVLLGHDIVDQVADACKALQFGKRGMIVTGTDTHKAAGKKVEDLVSEKYDVAVSLTGTATLDNLRKVEEEAKEHKAAFLLAVGGGSKIDITKMAANDLGIPFISIPTSVAHDGIASDRASIKSDGRSVSVSAVSPSGIIADTKVINDAPFRYLAAGCADVISNLTALRDWEIANKAKGEEISSSACLISRYAAEEIIFNCGAIKPGYEESVWLVLKPIIASGLSMGVAGSSRPTSGSEHMFSHALDVIRPETALHGEQCGVGSIMMMKLQRGNWKRIRDSLKSIGAPTTARELGFTDDEIIEALVRAKGMREDRYTVLREKGLTRRAAEKVAKDTGVI; encoded by the coding sequence ATGGCAGCTTTTCCTAAAAGAAGATCAGTTAGTCCTCCGGAGACATTGCTTATGGGAAATGACAGTTTCTCCAAAAGAAAAGCGATGGATTTTCCAAGGACCGTACTTTTAGGGCATGATATCGTGGACCAGGTCGCAGACGCCTGCAAGGCCCTCCAATTCGGTAAGAGAGGGATGATCGTGACCGGCACGGACACCCATAAAGCCGCCGGGAAGAAGGTCGAGGACCTCGTGTCAGAAAAGTATGATGTGGCCGTTTCGCTCACAGGCACCGCCACCCTGGACAATCTCAGGAAGGTCGAGGAGGAGGCAAAGGAGCACAAGGCGGCATTCCTGCTGGCAGTGGGAGGCGGAAGCAAGATCGACATCACTAAGATGGCCGCCAACGATCTCGGCATACCCTTCATAAGCATACCCACCTCCGTAGCGCACGACGGGATCGCGTCGGACCGCGCCTCCATAAAATCGGACGGCAGGTCCGTGTCGGTAAGCGCGGTATCCCCCAGCGGAATAATCGCGGATACCAAAGTGATCAACGACGCGCCGTTCAGATATCTGGCGGCGGGCTGTGCGGACGTCATATCCAACCTCACCGCGCTCAGGGATTGGGAGATCGCCAACAAAGCGAAGGGCGAGGAGATAAGCAGTTCCGCCTGCCTTATATCGAGATATGCCGCAGAGGAGATAATATTCAACTGCGGGGCCATAAAACCCGGGTACGAAGAGAGCGTGTGGCTTGTCCTGAAGCCCATAATAGCGTCCGGACTGTCAATGGGCGTGGCCGGGAGCTCCAGACCCACCAGCGGTTCCGAGCACATGTTCTCCCACGCGCTGGATGTCATAAGGCCGGAGACCGCCCTTCACGGGGAACAGTGCGGAGTGGGGTCGATAATGATGATGAAACTCCAGCGCGGCAACTGGAAAAGGATAAGGGATTCTCTTAAGAGCATCGGCGCCCCGACCACCGCAAGGGAGCTCGGGTTCACCGACGATGAGATAATAGAAGCATTGGTCAGGGCGAAGGGCATGCGCGAGGACAGATACACTGTGCTTAGGGAAAAGGGGCTGACACGAAGGGCGGCGGAAAAGGTAGCTAAGGATACCGGAGTGATCTGA
- a CDS encoding UPF0179 family protein — MAAITLISEAQAKEGNRFYYIGPQLECRECRLKGVCFNLEHGSMYEITAVREQTHDCEFNEDRVRVVEIKKVAQRLVVPKKSAIEGSIITFQKPGCGMLDCEIYLLCHPYASENGKKYSVIEIEGDAECPINEDLVFVKLF, encoded by the coding sequence ATGGCGGCTATAACGCTGATAAGCGAGGCGCAGGCAAAGGAAGGCAACCGGTTCTATTACATCGGGCCGCAGCTGGAATGCAGGGAATGCAGGCTTAAAGGGGTATGTTTCAATCTCGAACACGGCTCCATGTACGAGATCACAGCGGTGAGGGAACAGACGCACGACTGTGAGTTCAACGAGGACAGGGTGCGTGTGGTTGAGATCAAAAAGGTCGCTCAAAGACTGGTCGTGCCGAAGAAGTCGGCGATAGAAGGCAGCATAATAACGTTCCAAAAGCCGGGATGCGGGATGCTGGATTGTGAGATCTATCTGTTATGCCACCCCTATGCCTCGGAGAACGGCAAGAAGTATTCCGTGATCGAGATCGAAGGGGATGCGGAGTGTCCCATCAACGAGGATCTGGTGTTTGTGAAATTATTCTGA
- a CDS encoding CinA family protein: MTLAEDLSWILSRNDITLSVAESCTGGMLGSVITSVPGSSRYFLGGAITYGNESKEDLLNVKKATMIENGSVSGKTAVEMAEGARELFGSDVAVSVTGIAGPEGGTAAKPVGLVWIGISSENGSFARKFNFDGSREEIRTSAVNAAIQLLIGTLPV, encoded by the coding sequence ATGACCCTTGCGGAGGACCTCTCCTGGATCCTTTCCAGGAACGATATCACGCTGTCGGTCGCAGAATCATGTACCGGAGGGATGCTCGGATCGGTCATCACCTCGGTCCCGGGATCATCCCGATATTTCCTCGGCGGAGCGATAACATACGGCAACGAGTCGAAAGAAGATCTTCTGAATGTCAAAAAAGCCACGATGATCGAGAACGGCTCAGTGAGCGGAAAGACCGCCGTCGAAATGGCCGAGGGCGCGAGGGAGCTGTTCGGATCGGACGTCGCCGTGTCGGTGACGGGCATAGCGGGCCCCGAAGGCGGCACTGCCGCCAAGCCAGTCGGGCTCGTTTGGATCGGTATCTCTTCGGAGAACGGATCGTTCGCCAGAAAGTTCAACTTTGACGGCAGCAGAGAAGAGATACGGACAAGCGCGGTCAACGCCGCGATCCAGCTTCTTATCGGTACGCTCCCCGTTTGA
- a CDS encoding nicotinamide-nucleotide adenylyltransferase: MVSKRYFGDYSLMVGRFQPLHNGHLEVIRKCAAESENLTIGIGSAQYSHERDNPFTAGERYLMIDEVMKDEGITNYCIVPIEDINRYSLWVAQVESLSPPFSIVYSNNPLTRRLFREAGYELRETPLYNREVYSGTAVRKKMIEGDDWRPLVPRKVAEVIDYMDGVERLREISGGE, encoded by the coding sequence ATGGTCTCCAAGCGCTATTTCGGCGATTATTCGCTGATGGTCGGAAGGTTCCAGCCCCTCCATAACGGACATTTAGAAGTTATACGCAAATGCGCGGCGGAATCCGAGAACCTTACTATAGGCATCGGCAGCGCCCAGTATTCGCACGAACGCGACAACCCCTTCACAGCGGGGGAAAGGTACCTGATGATAGACGAAGTGATGAAGGACGAGGGCATAACGAATTACTGCATCGTGCCGATCGAGGACATCAACAGATACTCCTTATGGGTGGCCCAGGTCGAATCCCTTTCCCCTCCGTTCTCGATAGTGTACAGCAACAATCCCCTTACCAGGCGTTTGTTCAGAGAGGCGGGGTATGAGCTGAGAGAGACCCCCCTTTACAACCGGGAGGTCTATTCTGGAACGGCAGTGAGGAAGAAAATGATCGAAGGCGACGATTGGCGCCCCCTCGTGCCAAGGAAGGTGGCCGAAGTCATCGACTATATGGACGGCGTTGAAAGGCTGAGAGAGATATCGGGAGGAGAGTGA
- a CDS encoding Ig-like domain repeat protein: MKTKTNTPRHIPAVMLIILMLFTATAMLGLPSPMAEGAGAGNALVVTNGNDAGDGSLRAALTAAEDGDTIRFDPSVTAVTLTSGEILFDLPDITIDGGAGVTIQRIGASSFRLLNSTAPAGTLTLKGLTIENGAASGDGGGVRAVADAVLTNCIFTGNTATSGGGIYAGGSITLINCGFADNSSLYGTVYSDNVIADNTTFFANSIASPGTETGVVDAGVSAVLRHCTFTCNEQVNNNVYNVYAGSSVSADNCLMTEDLLKGNCNLPLGGSNLLGTGTDDYAAWFGNNTFTFGYIMPLSGIAGGAAVITGHERDAAGNLRASANCLFGAVNWTAKSWIVTNSSDGGAGSLRQCVTDADNDGGAENWRVVYFDSHDSSTGGSTFNIQTGSEIIFSKDIVIYGRLGIDGAPEITVDATYKTWRVFNQIDSGSSQYFGLAIKNGRTTGSNSGGGIHSNGNVTAQNCDFDGNRTGSTGGGIYAGGAVTLMNCIFAGNNASSSGGGVYSGGTAVLENCIFTGNGSTSAGGGVYGNSNTSLTNCAFTNNRATGGNGGGVRSWGPVTATDCIFTGNETTNATNGNGGGIWTNNNAFLTGCVFAGNTARVAGGGVSAHNGSLMVLTNCTFTDNTATDGGGIDCATKTYLFHLTITNNRGGGIYADSGRTAYLYNCIVTGNTNAAGTALLQTYGGGTVNYTAGRNLIEGIPIQSGPTTHRRVFGLNVFDPATGTKNVLTNGIAAGTAAAVTISDILGYSTLSSGERMAVDNALAALAFDQTGADRAKAGAVTYGAVEESANSLIGIAVGTDPAKTTYAIGETIDLTGTLLTLEYTNGTDSGVSYTEPGMTNTSESVDTHTVGDKPVHFTFLGVTTTGGTCLNITVTDSTLTAVTSGGGPSMYGEDVTFYAHVTPGHAGSGVPSGTVTFYDGSALIGTAACDESGVASLLINSLSLGGHNITAAYGGDSYYSGSSSAAGVPHTVNKADTALVVAAIIVETTQVTAIAHLAVVPPGYDTLAGKTVSFYVDGVLLGQSNSDGTGGVYFTISMVDLIDMGILIVGEHLIKAVFEGSAYLNGTESANFVYDIYKADTEVSVSVTPGTSVHGETVTITATLSILDIIGDTANGKLIIFYNGATVIGSDNCNSLGVASISVPLPFGINTISAKYDGNVNMNGSTGKTEHDVDRAQTGVSIAVAPASPAVYGQSVTITATLSVVLPGSEGDLSGKTIIFYDGADIIGTGSCDLSGVASLLIPIQLSVGSHAISAEFAGDASLLSSASASTAYVVNKATTDTQLTGPALSSVYGQSVTFSAAVVDASTGLGIPTGDVEFYDGGIPIGTATLDASGQAAFSTSALSAGPHTITVEYMGDDNYDTSQDNIGVVHTVIAADTAISLTADLASSAYGQEVTFIASVDVIGTGLGVPTGDVEFYDNGVPIGTAPLDASGQAALSVILSSVGSRTITASYIGDGNYDVSGPASLGHEVTKANTGTSLSADPASSVFGGTVTFTATVEAAGSGSGTPTGTVEFYDGSSLIGSDVLDINGKAVLSTAALIVGTHPITAVYGGDAEYNTSGTVSLSYIVSEEDTATSLSSDLISSVYGQTVTFTATVTAAGAGTPTGDVCFYIDGILTDTVALDINGEAVFSTAALSVGIRPVKAAYIGDGYYNASESALDHTVSKADTVTTLSSNMASSVHGQTVTFTATVTVIGPGSGIPGDEVEFYDGGVPIGGGILSAGGIAVFSTSALDAGARTITAVYGGDYCYATSGSAPVSLMVSPADTTASIISAPNPSLTGASVTFTATVTAVLPSTGIPVGTVEFYDDGVLIGTAALDASGKATLATAALGLGIHPVTAEYLGNSNFNASASHLLEQRVVPSLTTAQYIITATSSQGATMSPEGKVTVSRGGSATFFFSAATVTVDGMPLSPEDVAKGYYTFRNVAMSHTIDARGTGPRAVVTLSIEIKDGDGRVEYSINGSPFVPYTETVSLQGGSSVELRAYAGDGYQFKEWRQGAAVYASSEISLEVNSSIGLDLYFTEDGGGFPWLIAGIALFLILLLLLLLWRRRKEDEVEDGTKHP; encoded by the coding sequence ATGAAAACAAAAACGAACACACCCAGACATATACCGGCGGTAATGCTGATAATCCTGATGTTATTCACCGCCACGGCCATGCTCGGCCTGCCCTCCCCCATGGCGGAGGGAGCTGGGGCGGGGAATGCACTTGTCGTCACCAACGGCAATGACGCCGGCGACGGCTCCCTGCGTGCGGCCCTCACTGCCGCGGAAGACGGCGATACCATCAGATTCGATCCGTCAGTGACCGCTGTCACGCTGACAAGCGGCGAGATCTTATTCGATCTGCCTGACATAACTATAGACGGAGGGGCCGGCGTGACCATACAGCGCATCGGTGCATCCAGCTTCCGCCTGCTGAACAGTACGGCGCCCGCGGGCACGCTGACGCTTAAAGGGCTGACGATCGAGAACGGCGCCGCATCCGGCGACGGAGGCGGGGTGCGGGCGGTCGCCGATGCCGTGCTTACCAACTGCATATTTACCGGCAACACGGCGACCAGCGGCGGCGGGATATATGCCGGCGGCTCCATTACGCTCATAAATTGCGGCTTTGCAGATAACAGTTCACTGTACGGCACGGTCTATTCAGACAACGTCATTGCGGACAACACTACTTTCTTTGCGAACTCCATTGCGAGCCCCGGTACCGAAACCGGCGTCGTGGATGCCGGCGTCAGCGCGGTCCTGCGCCACTGCACGTTCACTTGCAACGAACAGGTGAACAATAATGTGTACAATGTATACGCCGGCTCTTCTGTCTCAGCCGATAACTGCCTGATGACAGAAGATCTGCTGAAAGGAAACTGCAACCTCCCCCTCGGCGGCAGCAACCTGCTCGGAACCGGCACCGACGATTATGCGGCATGGTTCGGGAACAACACCTTCACATTCGGCTATATCATGCCGCTGTCCGGTATTGCGGGCGGCGCGGCGGTGATCACGGGTCATGAAAGAGATGCGGCGGGGAACCTGCGAGCCTCAGCCAACTGCCTCTTCGGCGCCGTCAACTGGACCGCAAAGAGCTGGATCGTCACGAACAGCAGCGACGGCGGGGCCGGTTCCCTGCGCCAATGCGTGACCGACGCCGATAACGACGGCGGAGCGGAGAATTGGCGTGTGGTTTATTTTGACAGCCATGATTCCTCGACCGGCGGCAGTACGTTCAATATCCAGACGGGGAGTGAGATCATATTCTCCAAAGACATTGTTATCTACGGGCGCCTCGGCATTGACGGCGCCCCGGAGATCACCGTGGACGCGACATACAAGACGTGGCGTGTCTTCAACCAGATCGACTCCGGATCTTCGCAATACTTCGGCCTGGCCATCAAGAACGGCAGGACCACCGGTTCTAACAGCGGCGGCGGGATACACAGCAACGGCAACGTCACCGCACAGAACTGCGACTTCGACGGCAACAGGACAGGCTCCACCGGCGGCGGGATCTATGCCGGAGGCGCCGTTACGCTGATGAACTGCATCTTCGCCGGCAACAACGCGAGTTCTTCGGGCGGCGGGGTCTATTCAGGAGGCACCGCCGTCCTGGAGAACTGCATCTTCACCGGCAACGGATCGACCTCCGCGGGCGGCGGGGTCTACGGGAACAGCAACACCAGCCTGACCAACTGTGCCTTCACCAACAACAGGGCGACCGGCGGCAACGGCGGCGGGGTGCGTTCATGGGGCCCCGTAACGGCCACCGACTGCATCTTCACAGGAAACGAGACCACCAACGCGACAAACGGCAACGGCGGCGGCATATGGACGAATAACAACGCCTTCCTTACCGGCTGCGTATTTGCAGGCAATACGGCAAGGGTCGCCGGCGGGGGGGTGAGCGCGCACAATGGCTCGCTGATGGTCCTGACCAACTGTACCTTCACCGATAACACAGCGACTGACGGCGGGGGGATCGACTGTGCAACGAAGACATATCTTTTCCATCTCACGATAACGAACAACAGGGGCGGGGGGATCTACGCTGACAGCGGGCGAACCGCATACCTGTACAACTGTATAGTCACCGGCAACACCAACGCGGCCGGAACAGCACTTTTGCAGACCTACGGAGGCGGCACCGTCAACTATACCGCCGGAAGGAACCTGATCGAGGGGATACCGATCCAAAGCGGCCCCACCACTCACAGGCGGGTCTTCGGACTTAACGTATTCGACCCGGCGACCGGCACCAAGAATGTGCTTACAAACGGCATCGCGGCAGGAACGGCCGCCGCCGTCACCATCTCCGATATCCTTGGCTATTCGACCCTTTCCTCAGGCGAAAGAATGGCTGTGGATAATGCCCTAGCAGCTCTTGCCTTTGATCAAACCGGCGCGGATCGCGCGAAAGCCGGCGCCGTCACCTACGGTGCGGTCGAGGAGAGCGCAAACTCGCTTATCGGCATCGCCGTCGGCACCGATCCCGCAAAAACAACATATGCCATCGGAGAAACGATCGACCTTACCGGAACGCTGCTGACCCTGGAGTACACAAACGGTACCGACAGCGGCGTTTCTTACACAGAGCCAGGCATGACCAACACCTCCGAAAGCGTAGACACCCACACAGTCGGAGACAAACCGGTCCACTTCACCTTCCTGGGTGTAACAACCACCGGAGGCACCTGCCTGAACATCACAGTGACGGACAGCACTTTGACTGCGGTGACCTCCGGCGGCGGCCCGAGCATGTATGGGGAAGATGTCACTTTCTATGCCCACGTGACCCCCGGTCATGCTGGAAGCGGCGTGCCTTCCGGCACAGTCACTTTCTACGACGGGAGTGCGCTCATAGGGACCGCGGCCTGCGATGAATCCGGCGTTGCTTCCCTCTTGATAAACAGTCTGTCTCTCGGAGGCCACAACATCACAGCGGCCTATGGCGGCGACAGCTACTACAGCGGCTCATCCTCAGCGGCGGGAGTGCCGCATACAGTGAACAAAGCGGATACCGCCCTTGTCGTAGCCGCCATAATAGTCGAGACCACTCAGGTAACGGCCATCGCGCATCTGGCGGTGGTGCCCCCCGGCTACGATACGCTGGCGGGCAAGACGGTCAGCTTCTACGTGGACGGCGTACTTCTGGGCCAAAGCAACAGCGATGGCACAGGCGGCGTTTACTTCACCATCAGTATGGTCGATCTGATCGATATGGGAATATTGATTGTCGGCGAACACCTTATCAAAGCCGTGTTCGAGGGCAGCGCCTATCTGAACGGGACCGAATCGGCGAATTTCGTATACGACATATACAAAGCCGATACCGAAGTAAGCGTCTCTGTCACACCTGGCACTTCCGTGCATGGAGAGACTGTGACAATAACCGCGACGCTTTCGATATTGGATATCATCGGCGACACGGCGAACGGGAAACTCATTATCTTCTATAACGGCGCAACGGTCATCGGATCAGATAACTGCAACTCTTTAGGGGTTGCCTCTATCTCTGTTCCTCTGCCGTTTGGCATAAACACGATCTCCGCCAAGTACGACGGCAACGTGAACATGAACGGAAGCACGGGAAAGACCGAGCATGATGTGGACAGAGCGCAGACCGGGGTCAGCATCGCCGTTGCGCCTGCTTCCCCGGCGGTGTACGGACAGAGCGTAACGATCACCGCGACGCTTTCGGTTGTATTGCCTGGCAGCGAAGGAGATCTGTCCGGCAAGACCATCATATTCTATGACGGCGCGGATATTATCGGAACAGGTTCATGTGATCTGTCCGGGGTCGCTTCTCTTCTGATACCGATACAGCTGAGCGTAGGCAGCCATGCGATCTCCGCTGAATTTGCAGGGGACGCAAGCTTACTGTCTTCCGCCTCCGCAAGTACCGCTTACGTAGTTAACAAAGCAACGACCGATACCCAGCTGACCGGCCCTGCCCTGTCTTCTGTTTACGGGCAGAGCGTGACGTTCAGCGCCGCAGTGGTCGACGCAAGCACAGGCTTAGGCATACCGACGGGTGACGTCGAGTTCTATGACGGCGGCATCCCTATCGGCACGGCTACTTTGGACGCTTCCGGCCAAGCGGCCTTCTCTACGTCAGCGTTGAGCGCAGGCCCCCATACCATAACCGTCGAATATATGGGAGATGACAATTACGACACCTCACAAGATAACATCGGCGTGGTCCATACGGTGATCGCGGCGGACACCGCGATATCACTGACGGCGGACCTTGCCTCTTCCGCCTATGGGCAGGAAGTGACCTTCATCGCCAGTGTGGACGTCATAGGCACAGGCTTAGGCGTGCCGACAGGCGACGTCGAGTTCTATGACAACGGCGTTCCTATCGGCACGGCCCCGCTGGACGCTTCCGGCCAAGCGGCCTTGTCCGTAATATTGTCAAGCGTAGGCAGCCGCACGATCACCGCATCTTACATCGGAGACGGCAATTATGACGTTTCCGGGCCCGCCTCGTTGGGCCACGAAGTGACCAAAGCGAACACCGGGACATCGCTTTCAGCGGACCCGGCATCATCTGTCTTCGGAGGCACGGTTACCTTCACAGCCACGGTGGAGGCCGCGGGATCCGGCTCCGGTACGCCTACAGGCACCGTCGAGTTCTATGACGGCAGCTCGCTGATCGGTAGCGACGTGCTTGATATCAACGGAAAGGCCGTCCTATCTACTGCAGCGTTGATCGTAGGCACCCATCCGATCACGGCCGTCTACGGGGGAGACGCCGAATACAACACCTCAGGAACCGTCTCGTTGAGCTACATAGTGAGCGAAGAGGATACGGCGACCTCACTTTCCTCAGACCTTATCTCATCTGTCTATGGGCAGACCGTGACATTCACCGCAACGGTGACCGCTGCCGGCGCGGGTACGCCGACAGGGGATGTCTGCTTCTATATCGACGGCATTCTGACGGATACCGTTGCTCTCGATATCAACGGCGAAGCTGTATTCTCGACGGCTGCGCTGAGTGTAGGTATCCGTCCGGTCAAAGCGGCCTACATCGGCGACGGTTACTACAACGCCTCCGAATCCGCGCTTGACCACACAGTGAGCAAAGCTGACACAGTGACCACGCTCTCCTCGAACATGGCCTCGTCGGTGCATGGGCAGACCGTGACATTCACCGCAACGGTGACCGTCATCGGCCCCGGTTCCGGCATACCGGGTGATGAGGTCGAATTCTATGACGGCGGCGTCCCGATCGGCGGCGGCATACTCAGCGCAGGCGGCATAGCTGTTTTCTCAACGTCTGCTCTGGACGCCGGCGCCCGCACGATCACCGCAGTCTACGGGGGGGACTACTGTTACGCGACCTCAGGGTCCGCCCCAGTGAGCCTTATGGTAAGCCCTGCAGACACCACTGCCTCGATAATATCGGCCCCGAATCCTTCGCTGACAGGCGCATCGGTCACCTTCACTGCCACCGTCACCGCCGTACTGCCCAGCACCGGCATACCTGTCGGCACGGTCGAGTTCTATGATGACGGCGTCCTCATCGGCACAGCTGCGTTGGACGCTTCCGGTAAAGCGACCCTTGCGACGGCGGCGCTGGGTCTGGGTATCCATCCTGTTACCGCAGAGTATCTTGGGAACTCTAACTTCAACGCTTCCGCCTCCCACCTATTGGAACAGAGGGTCGTCCCCTCCTTGACCACCGCGCAATATATCATAACCGCGACATCCAGCCAGGGCGCGACCATGTCTCCGGAAGGGAAAGTTACTGTCAGCAGAGGAGGGAGTGCGACATTCTTCTTCTCCGCCGCTACGGTAACGGTGGACGGCATGCCCCTCTCTCCGGAAGATGTTGCGAAAGGATACTACACCTTCCGCAATGTCGCGATGAGCCACACCATTGATGCCAGAGGTACCGGCCCGAGGGCGGTCGTCACTCTTTCGATCGAAATAAAGGACGGAGACGGCCGCGTGGAATACAGCATAAATGGGTCGCCCTTCGTACCATACACGGAGACGGTCTCCCTGCAGGGAGGTTCCTCGGTCGAACTGAGAGCATACGCAGGCGACGGATACCAGTTCAAGGAGTGGCGGCAGGGAGCAGCCGTATACGCCAGTTCGGAGATATCTCTGGAGGTCAATTCGTCCATAGGTCTGGACCTGTACTTCACTGAGGATGGCGGCGGCTTCCCCTGGCTGATAGCTGGGATTGCATTGTTCCTGATCTTACTTTTGCTTCTGCTGCTGTGGCGCAGGAGAAAAGAGGACGAGGTGGAGGACGGAACGAAACACCCTTGA